One Candidatus Limnocylindrales bacterium DNA window includes the following coding sequences:
- the tadA gene encoding tRNA adenosine(34) deaminase TadA yields MSADCRDGSDAGWMQQAMLEARRADGVDEVPVGAVLVRDGAVLARGHNRTIVDTDPTAHAEIIALRAAALATGDHRVGGTLYVTLEPCSMCMGAMIQARVERLVFATRDPKAGAAVSLYSIGSDVRLNHRFASSEGPLARESAELLRTFFQRRRSE; encoded by the coding sequence GTGAGCGCGGACTGCCGGGACGGCAGCGACGCAGGATGGATGCAGCAGGCAATGCTGGAAGCGCGCCGCGCCGACGGCGTGGACGAAGTTCCGGTCGGTGCGGTCCTCGTCCGTGACGGCGCGGTGCTCGCGCGCGGCCACAACCGCACCATCGTCGATACCGACCCGACCGCTCACGCCGAGATCATCGCACTGCGTGCCGCCGCACTGGCCACTGGCGATCATCGAGTAGGCGGAACGCTCTACGTGACTCTCGAACCATGCTCGATGTGCATGGGCGCGATGATCCAGGCCCGTGTCGAGCGCCTGGTGTTCGCGACGCGTGATCCGAAAGCCGGCGCGGCCGTCTCGCTGTATTCGATCGGAAGCGACGTGCGCCTGAATCATCGCTTCGCGTCGAGCGAAGGTCCTCTGGCCCGAGAATCCGCCGAGTTGCTGCGCACATTCTTTCAGCGCCGCCGGTCGGAATGA